Proteins encoded by one window of Blautia faecicola:
- a CDS encoding AAA family ATPase: MKEYFISEINIEKLYHLSNITIELDTTKRQHLLLTGKNGSGKTSLLLRLVRYLKVLKDGYLMSLTGNWPRWVADAKQEIENASSETERFKAEKEYKKWSNRIQEYNDGIRVTWNESDGLEGVYQKGEFITAYFPAERKAEFAKPNGVENIKLAEVYNTTENAGNILLKYMVHMKTQQSFARNEGDKEIVERIQQWFDRFESALQVLLDEKSIHLEYDYKNYNFKIRQEGREPFEFSELSDGYSSVIYIVSDLILRMDKNWLLDEEISQYNAQGIVLIDELETHLHIELQKKILPFLTEFFPNIQFIVTTHSPYILNSISNAKAYDLEKHVELENLAAFSSDELAEGYFEADEYSDTLKEELERYAQLCSGKKLTEEERAERAELKIKFKNLSTDLSGAAREKFEDIERRRGTND, translated from the coding sequence GTGAAAGAATATTTTATCAGTGAAATTAATATAGAAAAGTTGTATCATTTATCAAATATAACGATCGAGTTGGATACAACAAAACGGCAGCATTTGCTGTTGACTGGAAAAAATGGTTCGGGAAAAACATCGTTACTGTTAAGATTAGTGAGATATCTGAAAGTTCTTAAGGATGGATATCTTATGTCATTAACGGGGAATTGGCCACGATGGGTAGCAGATGCAAAACAAGAAATAGAAAATGCTTCAAGTGAGACTGAACGATTTAAAGCAGAAAAAGAATATAAGAAATGGTCTAATAGAATTCAAGAGTATAATGATGGTATCAGGGTTACATGGAATGAAAGTGATGGACTTGAAGGTGTATATCAAAAAGGAGAATTTATAACCGCGTATTTCCCGGCAGAACGGAAAGCGGAATTTGCGAAACCGAATGGTGTGGAAAATATTAAACTGGCTGAGGTATATAATACCACAGAGAACGCCGGAAATATTCTTCTTAAATATATGGTTCACATGAAAACCCAGCAGTCTTTTGCAAGAAACGAAGGCGATAAGGAAATCGTAGAGCGGATTCAACAATGGTTTGACAGATTTGAATCTGCGCTGCAGGTTTTGCTGGACGAAAAATCGATTCATCTGGAATATGATTATAAAAATTATAATTTTAAAATCAGACAGGAAGGCCGGGAGCCTTTTGAATTCAGTGAACTGTCAGATGGCTATTCATCTGTAATCTATATTGTATCCGATTTGATTCTTCGAATGGATAAAAACTGGTTATTGGATGAAGAAATCAGTCAGTATAATGCACAGGGAATTGTTCTGATTGATGAGTTGGAAACGCATCTTCATATTGAACTGCAGAAAAAAATTCTTCCATTCTTAACAGAATTTTTCCCGAATATTCAATTTATCGTGACAACACATTCGCCATATATTTTGAATTCTATTTCCAATGCGAAAGCATATGATCTGGAAAAGCATGTGGAACTGGAAAATCTGGCTGCTTTTTCATCAGATGAACTTGCGGAAGGCTACTTTGAGGCAGATGAATATTCAGATACATTAAAAGAGGAACTGGAGCGATATGCACAGTTGTGTTCTGGAAAAAAACTGACGGAAGAGGAGAGGGCTGAACGGGCAGAATTAAAAATAAAATTTAAAAATCTGTCAACAGATCTGTCAGGAGCTGCCAGAGAAAAGTTTGAGGATATCGAACGGAGAAGGGGAACAAATGATTAA
- the mutT gene encoding 8-oxo-dGTP diphosphatase MutT, giving the protein MKTIKVVAAIIIDNGKVFATQRGYGEFKDGWEFPGGKIEEGETAREAIVREIREELDTEIQVEELLDTVEYDYPKFHLSMDCFICTVKSGDLVLKEHEAAKWLTKETLGSVEWLPADEGLIEKIREYIQKN; this is encoded by the coding sequence ATGAAGACAATTAAGGTAGTGGCAGCGATTATTATAGACAACGGAAAAGTATTTGCAACGCAGAGAGGTTACGGTGAATTCAAAGATGGCTGGGAATTTCCGGGAGGTAAGATTGAAGAAGGGGAAACAGCCAGAGAAGCAATCGTAAGAGAGATCCGGGAAGAACTGGATACGGAGATTCAGGTGGAAGAACTTTTGGATACCGTGGAGTATGATTATCCGAAGTTTCATTTGTCGATGGATTGCTTCATCTGCACTGTGAAGTCTGGAGATTTGGTGCTGAAAGAGCACGAGGCAGCAAAGTGGCTGACAAAGGAGACACTGGGGAGTGTGGAATGGCTGCCGGCGGATGAAGGGTTGATTGAGAAGATCAGGGAGTATATCCAGAAAAATTGA
- a CDS encoding 5'-methylthioadenosine/S-adenosylhomocysteine nucleosidase family protein produces the protein MVNILIVDDAANKIQAIRRVLEPLITEDIEIIVANCINSAKRELKKRNFDIMILDICLPQIFGENPQQDGGMRLLKTIKDSKFYSYPRYVISVSRYEQSTEVFSSSEGKIHTAIFYDEGSNAWENKLNSCVEAAISIVKNTTVHRIYDFDIAVICALEEEAEMIKNSLVSVEKYQVEYDDDIYYKGFFDTEDKKISVVLSFANQMGMVAATSLATKMINNFAPRYMVMTGITGGTKPDKMNFGDVIVANTSWDYRAGKDIRNQDSAYHLNSINALTIDTKMTSYCRNLSQNKTKLREIKDNFRMGDVPGTELQLLIGPVVSGASVVTDPEIVKDVLENQDRQVLGIEMEIYGMYYAANWGINPRPKFVALKAVSDFADSAKGDKYHKYASYTSAKVFEVLAKEYFEYEE, from the coding sequence ATGGTTAATATACTAATTGTAGACGATGCAGCTAACAAAATACAAGCAATTAGGCGTGTACTAGAACCCCTAATTACAGAGGATATTGAAATAATTGTTGCCAATTGTATTAATTCTGCAAAACGGGAGTTAAAAAAAAGAAATTTTGATATTATGATTTTGGATATTTGTTTACCACAAATTTTTGGTGAAAATCCGCAACAAGACGGTGGAATGCGTTTGTTAAAGACAATAAAAGATTCAAAATTTTATTCGTATCCCAGATACGTAATTTCTGTATCTAGATATGAACAAAGTACAGAAGTATTTAGTAGTTCTGAAGGAAAAATACATACGGCAATCTTTTATGATGAGGGTTCAAATGCATGGGAAAATAAATTGAATTCTTGTGTAGAAGCAGCAATTTCTATCGTGAAAAATACCACTGTCCATAGAATATATGATTTTGATATAGCAGTTATTTGCGCATTAGAAGAAGAAGCAGAAATGATCAAGAATTCCTTAGTTAGCGTTGAAAAATATCAAGTGGAATATGACGATGATATATACTATAAAGGTTTTTTTGATACAGAAGATAAAAAGATTTCAGTCGTATTGTCATTTGCAAACCAAATGGGTATGGTGGCAGCAACATCATTAGCAACAAAAATGATTAATAATTTTGCACCTAGATATATGGTTATGACTGGAATCACTGGTGGAACGAAACCGGATAAAATGAATTTTGGTGATGTAATTGTTGCAAATACTTCTTGGGATTATAGAGCTGGAAAGGATATTAGAAATCAAGATAGTGCTTACCATTTAAATTCAATTAACGCATTGACTATAGATACCAAAATGACAAGTTATTGTAGAAATTTAAGTCAAAACAAAACTAAATTAAGAGAAATAAAAGATAATTTTAGAATGGGAGATGTTCCAGGAACAGAATTACAGTTGCTAATTGGACCTGTTGTGTCGGGAGCTTCCGTAGTAACTGATCCTGAAATCGTTAAGGATGTGTTGGAAAATCAGGATAGACAAGTGTTAGGAATTGAAATGGAAATATATGGTATGTACTATGCAGCCAATTGGGGAATAAATCCAAGACCTAAATTTGTTGCGTTAAAAGCTGTGAGCGATTTTGCTGATTCAGCTAAAGGAGACAAATATCATAAATATGCTTCTTATACAAGCGCCAAGGTATTTGAAGTACTGGCAAAAGAATATTTCGAATATGAAGAATAA
- a CDS encoding DNA-binding transcriptional response regulator, protein MQILLIEDNSNKLKQIKTVLIEIYPQASIEEAYSFNSGVRKVYENKWNLIILDMSLPTYDITHTESGGDKKPVAGKNIMKRMLNRKIIVPVVIITQFETFDDDKISLDSLNAEFQEGFKDIWKGTIFYGNDDWSMELKDILEKI, encoded by the coding sequence ATGCAGATATTATTAATTGAAGATAATTCGAATAAATTAAAACAAATAAAAACCGTACTTATAGAAATATATCCACAGGCAAGCATAGAAGAAGCATATTCTTTTAATAGCGGGGTGCGAAAAGTATATGAAAATAAATGGAATTTAATTATTTTAGATATGTCATTGCCAACTTACGATATTACACATACTGAAAGTGGTGGTGATAAAAAACCTGTTGCAGGAAAAAATATTATGAAAAGAATGTTAAATCGAAAAATTATTGTTCCCGTGGTTATTATTACACAGTTTGAAACATTTGATGACGATAAAATTTCATTAGATTCTTTGAATGCAGAATTTCAGGAGGGGTTTAAAGATATATGGAAGGGAACAATTTTTTATGGAAATGATGATTGGAGTATGGAACTGAAAGATATATTAGAGAAAATATAG